Proteins from a genomic interval of Croceicoccus naphthovorans:
- a CDS encoding M20/M25/M40 family metallo-hydrolase → MGARVAVTGFALGLLALTAACAPAEPLPPPASARALTPMEEALMAHVRVLSSDEFDGRAAGTPGEALTLQYMHWQLAAVGLRSGTHDPGHPWREPFSYQGKRGGAVETYNIIGRLPGTEPTAGAVLLVAHWDHLGSGAQCRPVEDDRICNGAVDNATGLAMMIEIARALADGPELRRDVYFLATGGEEDGLQGAAAFVADPPVPIEKFVAAFNLDTEGVAPAGAPAVVLGTPGPQGIGALMELISATARDEGVELVRPSRKNRRFLKRQDGWAFDAVGVPAVFISATFAQDGTMRAYMRDRYHRANDEADGVEPGATADMTAFHIALLRRAADPAWLPRSPLAEIVPTAH, encoded by the coding sequence ATGGGGGCAAGGGTTGCAGTAACCGGGTTTGCGCTGGGCCTGTTGGCCCTGACGGCGGCCTGCGCCCCGGCGGAACCGTTACCGCCGCCCGCGTCGGCGCGGGCGCTCACCCCCATGGAAGAGGCGCTGATGGCGCATGTTCGCGTGCTGTCGTCAGACGAGTTCGACGGGCGCGCGGCTGGCACGCCGGGCGAGGCGCTGACGCTGCAATACATGCATTGGCAACTGGCGGCGGTGGGCCTGCGGTCCGGCACGCATGACCCCGGCCATCCGTGGCGAGAGCCGTTTTCGTATCAGGGCAAGCGCGGTGGGGCGGTAGAGACCTACAACATCATTGGGCGGCTTCCCGGCACAGAGCCGACGGCGGGCGCGGTCCTTTTGGTGGCGCATTGGGATCATCTGGGCAGCGGGGCGCAATGCCGCCCTGTCGAAGACGACCGCATCTGCAACGGCGCGGTCGACAACGCCACCGGCCTTGCGATGATGATAGAGATTGCCCGCGCGCTGGCCGATGGGCCGGAATTGCGGCGCGACGTCTATTTCCTTGCCACCGGGGGTGAGGAGGACGGCTTGCAAGGCGCGGCCGCCTTCGTTGCCGATCCGCCCGTTCCGATCGAGAAGTTCGTCGCCGCCTTCAACCTCGATACCGAAGGTGTCGCCCCTGCGGGTGCACCGGCGGTCGTGCTGGGCACGCCGGGTCCGCAAGGGATCGGCGCGCTGATGGAGCTGATATCGGCCACTGCGCGGGACGAGGGCGTCGAACTGGTTCGCCCCAGCCGCAAGAACCGGCGCTTTCTGAAACGGCAGGACGGCTGGGCCTTCGACGCGGTGGGCGTGCCTGCCGTGTTCATCAGCGCGACCTTTGCGCAGGATGGCACCATGCGCGCCTATATGCGCGACCGATACCACCGCGCCAATGACGAGGCGGACGGGGTGGAACCGGGCGCGACGGCGGACATGACCGCGTTCCACATCGCCCTTTTGCGCCGTGCGGCGGACCCCGCATGGCTGCCCCGCAGCCCGCTTGCCGAAATAGTGCCCACAGCCCACTAG
- a CDS encoding alpha-hydroxy acid oxidase, with protein MRLKDCHNIADMRLLAKQRLPWPVFDYIDGAADDELTKGRNTAAYDEVDLVPNVLAGVADIDPSCTIMGRKSALPLVLSPTALQRVFHHEGERAVARAAEKFGLWFGISSLATVSIEEIAALVSTPKLFQLYVHKDKGLNASMIERCKAAKFDAIALTVDTIVSGKRERCQRSGFTTPPRFSASSLFSYATHPRWGLDYVFRQKFALPNLDTHVSEGTGKAVSIAEYFNTMLDVSMNWDTAAKIRQDWGGTFALKGVMSVADARRAVEIGADAIWISNHGGRQLDGSRAPFDQVAEIVDAVGGEIEVICDGGVRRGTHVLKALCEGATAASGGRLYLYALAAAGQPGVERALTLMQDEIERGMRLMGVTHVDQLDRSRLRYRR; from the coding sequence ATGCGCCTGAAAGACTGTCACAACATCGCCGACATGCGGCTTTTGGCGAAACAGCGCCTGCCGTGGCCGGTGTTCGATTATATCGACGGCGCTGCGGATGACGAGCTTACCAAGGGCCGCAACACGGCCGCCTATGACGAGGTCGACCTTGTGCCCAACGTGTTGGCGGGCGTGGCGGACATCGACCCGTCTTGCACGATCATGGGCCGCAAGAGCGCACTGCCGCTCGTCCTCTCGCCCACCGCGCTGCAACGCGTGTTCCATCACGAAGGCGAACGCGCCGTGGCCCGCGCGGCGGAAAAGTTCGGGCTGTGGTTTGGCATTTCCAGCCTTGCCACCGTTTCCATCGAGGAAATCGCCGCGCTGGTTTCCACGCCCAAGCTGTTCCAGCTCTATGTCCACAAGGACAAGGGGTTGAACGCCAGCATGATCGAACGGTGCAAGGCGGCGAAGTTCGACGCCATCGCGCTGACCGTCGACACCATCGTTTCCGGCAAGCGCGAACGGTGCCAACGGTCGGGCTTTACCACCCCGCCGCGCTTTTCGGCATCCTCGCTGTTCAGCTACGCCACCCACCCGCGCTGGGGACTGGACTATGTGTTCCGCCAGAAATTTGCGCTGCCAAACCTCGACACGCATGTCTCCGAAGGGACCGGCAAGGCGGTGTCCATCGCCGAGTATTTCAACACGATGCTCGACGTTTCGATGAACTGGGATACGGCGGCAAAGATCCGGCAGGACTGGGGCGGCACTTTCGCGCTGAAAGGCGTGATGAGCGTGGCCGACGCCCGCCGCGCCGTAGAGATCGGGGCTGACGCGATCTGGATTTCGAACCACGGCGGCAGGCAGTTGGACGGCAGCCGCGCGCCCTTCGATCAGGTGGCGGAAATCGTCGATGCGGTGGGCGGAGAGATCGAGGTGATCTGCGACGGCGGTGTCCGACGTGGAACGCATGTCCTTAAAGCGCTGTGCGAGGGCGCAACGGCGGCTTCGGGCGGACGGCTCTATCTATACGCCTTGGCCGCTGCGGGGCAGCCCGGGGTGGAACGCGCGCTGACGCTGATGCAGGACGAGATCGAACGCGGCATGCGCCTGATGGGAGTGACGCACGTGGACCAGCTGGATCGGTCGCGGCTGCGGTATCGGCGCTAA
- the ypfJ gene encoding KPN_02809 family neutral zinc metallopeptidase gives MRLNDFSKNIRVRDQRGMGGGGLGGGGKLGCGAIVIAAIGAIFFGIDPMTTLGVVDQVQQQQGGSPQASGRSVEESCTVNDYSRETCSALSSLDETWAPLFAQANIEFQQPTLNFYDGRGQSGCGAAQSAMGPFYCPTDQGIYIDTSFYDQLDRQLGAGGDFARAYVIGHEYGHHIQTLTGTSRWVRQMQQQNPQAANQLQVRMELQADCYAGVWAAKNPQLIEPGDIEEGLQAASAIGDDALTKGRVSPDNFTHGTSQQRMQWLQKGLRTGDEDQCDTFADIRR, from the coding sequence GTGCGGCTCAACGATTTTTCCAAGAATATTCGCGTGCGGGACCAGCGCGGCATGGGCGGAGGCGGTCTTGGGGGCGGGGGCAAGCTGGGCTGCGGAGCGATCGTGATCGCCGCAATTGGCGCGATCTTCTTCGGAATCGACCCGATGACGACCCTGGGCGTGGTCGATCAGGTACAGCAACAACAAGGCGGCAGTCCGCAGGCGAGCGGGCGCTCGGTCGAGGAATCGTGCACCGTCAACGACTATAGCCGCGAGACGTGCTCGGCCCTCTCCTCGCTCGACGAGACATGGGCACCGCTGTTTGCGCAGGCGAATATCGAATTTCAGCAGCCAACGCTCAACTTCTACGACGGGCGCGGCCAGTCGGGTTGCGGCGCGGCGCAGAGCGCGATGGGGCCGTTCTATTGCCCGACCGATCAGGGCATCTACATCGACACCAGCTTTTACGACCAGCTTGACCGGCAGCTTGGCGCGGGCGGCGACTTTGCGCGCGCCTATGTGATCGGCCACGAATACGGGCACCACATCCAGACGCTGACCGGCACGTCGCGCTGGGTGCGCCAGATGCAGCAACAGAACCCGCAGGCTGCAAACCAGCTTCAGGTCCGCATGGAGCTTCAGGCCGACTGCTACGCCGGGGTCTGGGCCGCGAAGAACCCGCAACTGATCGAACCGGGCGATATCGAGGAAGGGTTGCAGGCCGCCAGCGCCATCGGCGACGACGCGCTGACCAAGGGCCGCGTTTCGCCCGACAACTTCACCCACGGCACCAGCCAGCAACGAATGCAGTGGCTGCAAAAAGGGCTGCGCACCGGGGATGAGGACCAGTGCGATACCTTCGCGGACATTCGCAGGTAA
- a CDS encoding BlaI/MecI/CopY family transcriptional regulator: protein MSNASQPERISDAEQAVMEAVWSAGRPIGAADVAKAVGEERDWSLATVKTLLSRLVAKDALAAQPEGRRFLYTARIERADFVGRESKRLVERLFGGRAASLVAHLAEAEALSAKDIAEIEVLLKGLKKDAGR from the coding sequence GTGTCCAACGCCAGCCAGCCCGAACGCATTTCCGACGCCGAGCAGGCGGTGATGGAGGCGGTGTGGTCCGCCGGTCGCCCCATCGGCGCGGCTGACGTGGCCAAGGCCGTGGGTGAGGAGCGGGACTGGAGCCTTGCGACGGTCAAGACGCTGCTCTCGCGCCTGGTCGCCAAGGATGCGTTGGCCGCGCAGCCGGAGGGGCGGCGCTTTCTCTACACCGCGCGGATCGAGCGGGCGGATTTCGTGGGCCGTGAATCGAAGCGGTTGGTCGAACGGCTGTTCGGCGGCCGCGCCGCGTCGTTGGTCGCGCATCTGGCCGAGGCCGAGGCGCTGAGCGCGAAGGACATCGCGGAGATTGAGGTTCTGCTCAAGGGCCTGAAAAAGGATGCGGGACGATGA
- a CDS encoding M56 family metallopeptidase, whose amino-acid sequence MMEGFGTGLMLGTGMETIVNWATDTLLWTGLLMALVLLIRRPVAQVFGARAAYALWLLPLARFVLPPVVLPAWMRPAETAAPVAAGPVVFDMPVAAVPVTTPEPAAFALLTDLLVDAGIAVWLVGAVLFLGWRIACYRAMTRHLMDGARPVGQFGSIQLVETPAVSAPVAFGVRRRVIALPAAFMASEDITARDLAIAHEIAHHRGHDLVANLAAQPLLALHWFNPVAWAGWRAMRRDQEAACDARVMAGRAGEDRARYGEVIAACSRQQNLALAAPMAGFREIGPVFGEKAIVHRLRSLGMNTTTRRHRTGLLLIGAAALVALPITAKVSYAEDDSTVGTTDVPASSAAEAPKVVKKYVFTREDENGEMTWESSEEQSEFDEAAFEADMARMEAEIERAEADAERAGAEAEHRAHRITRRYVHAPEAPVPPVPPVPGVAPVPPAPPVPPVPEIEHTTSKDGKVQVIRMTRTDDKTGKRMERKMVIDSTCEVGKGKSRIEGNTNHICTGVPHDMIINTLTHVREGLASSNLSAAEKAEALADIDAEIAKARAERSKG is encoded by the coding sequence ATGATGGAGGGCTTTGGGACGGGGCTCATGTTGGGGACTGGTATGGAAACGATCGTGAACTGGGCGACCGACACGTTGTTGTGGACCGGGTTGCTGATGGCGCTGGTGCTGCTGATCCGCCGTCCAGTGGCGCAAGTGTTCGGCGCGCGTGCGGCCTATGCGCTATGGCTTTTGCCGCTGGCGCGGTTCGTGCTGCCGCCGGTGGTCCTGCCCGCTTGGATGCGGCCCGCAGAGACAGCCGCGCCGGTCGCGGCCGGTCCGGTCGTGTTCGACATGCCGGTTGCCGCTGTGCCCGTGACCACGCCCGAACCTGCCGCTTTTGCACTGCTGACCGACCTGCTGGTCGATGCCGGGATCGCGGTCTGGCTGGTTGGGGCGGTGCTGTTCCTCGGCTGGCGGATCGCCTGTTATCGCGCGATGACGCGGCACCTGATGGACGGAGCGCGCCCGGTCGGCCAATTCGGCTCGATCCAGTTGGTCGAAACCCCGGCCGTTTCCGCCCCCGTTGCCTTCGGCGTCCGCCGCCGGGTCATCGCCCTGCCGGCCGCCTTTATGGCCAGCGAGGACATTACCGCCCGAGACCTCGCCATCGCGCATGAGATTGCGCATCATCGCGGCCACGACCTTGTCGCCAACCTTGCGGCTCAGCCCCTGCTGGCCCTCCATTGGTTCAACCCCGTGGCATGGGCCGGATGGCGCGCGATGCGCCGCGATCAGGAAGCCGCCTGCGACGCCCGCGTGATGGCCGGTCGCGCCGGGGAAGACCGTGCGCGGTACGGCGAAGTTATCGCCGCCTGCAGCCGTCAGCAAAATCTCGCACTCGCCGCGCCCATGGCCGGTTTCCGAGAGATCGGACCTGTCTTTGGCGAAAAAGCCATCGTCCACCGACTCAGGAGCCTCGGCATGAATACGACGACCCGTCGCCACCGCACCGGCCTGTTGCTGATCGGCGCCGCCGCGCTGGTCGCTCTGCCGATAACAGCGAAAGTTTCCTATGCCGAGGATGATAGCACGGTCGGCACGACCGACGTGCCCGCATCGTCCGCAGCCGAAGCGCCCAAGGTGGTGAAGAAGTATGTCTTCACGCGTGAGGACGAGAACGGCGAGATGACTTGGGAAAGCAGCGAAGAGCAGAGCGAATTCGACGAGGCGGCGTTCGAGGCGGACATGGCCCGCATGGAGGCCGAGATCGAGCGCGCCGAGGCCGATGCAGAGCGCGCCGGTGCCGAGGCCGAGCACCGCGCCCACCGCATCACGCGCCGTTATGTCCACGCCCCCGAAGCCCCCGTGCCGCCGGTTCCTCCGGTCCCCGGCGTGGCCCCCGTGCCGCCGGCACCTCCGGTTCCGCCGGTGCCGGAAATCGAGCACACCACATCTAAGGATGGCAAAGTGCAGGTCATCCGCATGACCCGCACCGACGACAAAACCGGCAAGCGGATGGAGCGCAAGATGGTGATCGACAGCACTTGCGAAGTCGGCAAAGGCAAAAGCAGGATAGAGGGCAACACCAATCACATCTGCACAGGCGTGCCGCATGACATGATCATCAACACGCTGACTCACGTTCGCGAAGGCTTGGCATCGTCGAACCTGAGCGCCGCCGAAAAAGCCGAGGCGCTGGCGGATATCGATGCCGAGATCGCGAAAGCCCGAGCCGAACGCAGTAAAGGTTGA
- a CDS encoding tetratricopeptide repeat protein, which yields MASVNPSASASPTVWEIVMRFSPLAAAVSLFVAVSASSSFGQAPVTSNPHVAELIASGRTALAAGDIDGATDRLEAALALSPGNTEAYMQLAEVARAKKMQGQAIHYYREALERDPGNLAAISGEGAAMAEKGATAKAEQNLAKLHSMCGENCAEAGKLASVIARGPLPQVKSADASSTTGKGETVRN from the coding sequence ATGGCATCGGTTAACCCCTCTGCAAGTGCCAGTCCGACCGTTTGGGAGATCGTGATGCGCTTTTCGCCGCTCGCTGCCGCAGTCTCGCTGTTCGTTGCCGTCAGCGCCAGTTCCAGTTTCGGACAGGCCCCGGTGACCAGCAATCCGCACGTGGCAGAGCTGATCGCATCGGGTCGCACCGCGCTGGCGGCAGGCGATATCGATGGCGCGACCGATCGGCTGGAGGCGGCGCTGGCGCTGTCGCCCGGCAATACGGAGGCCTATATGCAACTGGCCGAAGTCGCCCGCGCCAAGAAGATGCAGGGGCAGGCGATCCACTATTACCGCGAAGCGCTGGAGCGTGATCCCGGCAATCTGGCCGCGATTTCGGGCGAGGGCGCGGCCATGGCCGAAAAGGGCGCGACCGCAAAGGCAGAGCAGAACCTTGCCAAGCTGCATTCCATGTGCGGCGAAAACTGCGCAGAGGCGGGCAAGCTGGCTAGCGTAATCGCGCGCGGCCCGCTGCCGCAGGTGAAGAGCGCCGATGCGAGCAGCACGACCGGAAAAGGCGAGACCGTCCGCAATTGA
- the guaB gene encoding IMP dehydrogenase, whose product MANRFSANDIPLGLTFDDVLLRPAASDLVPSQADTRTKMTREIGLNIPIVSSAMDTVTEADMAIVMAQMGGIGVLHRNLTVEEQCAAVRQVKRFESGMVVNPITIAPDATLGEARAIMQANRISGIPVVEASGKLCGILTNRDVRFAADEAQPVKELMTAENLATVSASIGQEEARRLLHQRRIEKLLVVDDAYRCVGLITVKDIEKAVTYPNSTKDASGRLRVAAASTVGDKGFARTEALVDADVDVIVIDTAHGHNKDVATAVERVKKLSNSVQVIAGNVATAEATKALIGAGADGIKVGIGPGSICTTRIVAGVGVPQLTAVMESAEEGDKHGVPVIADGGIRTSGDAAKAIAAGASSIMVGSMLAGTEEAPGETFLFQGRAYKSYRGMGSVGAMARGSADRYFQQDVKEQMKLVPEGIEGQVPYKGPARDVIHQLVGGVKAAMGYTGCTNIDSLRKDAEFVRITNAGLRESHVHDVAITREAPNYPTSGG is encoded by the coding sequence ATGGCAAACCGATTTTCCGCTAACGACATTCCCCTCGGCCTGACGTTCGACGACGTTCTGCTGCGCCCCGCGGCCAGCGACCTCGTTCCGTCGCAGGCGGACACCCGCACCAAGATGACGCGAGAGATCGGGCTGAACATCCCGATCGTGTCGAGCGCGATGGACACCGTGACCGAGGCCGACATGGCCATCGTCATGGCACAGATGGGCGGCATCGGCGTGCTCCACCGCAACCTGACGGTGGAAGAACAGTGCGCCGCCGTCCGGCAGGTAAAGCGGTTTGAGAGCGGCATGGTGGTGAACCCCATCACCATCGCGCCCGACGCCACGCTGGGCGAGGCTCGCGCGATCATGCAGGCCAACCGCATTTCGGGCATCCCGGTGGTAGAGGCGAGCGGCAAGCTTTGCGGCATCCTGACCAACCGCGACGTCCGCTTCGCCGCGGACGAAGCCCAGCCGGTCAAGGAACTGATGACGGCGGAAAACCTTGCCACCGTCAGCGCGAGCATCGGGCAGGAAGAGGCCCGGCGCCTGCTGCATCAGCGCCGGATAGAGAAGTTGTTGGTCGTCGACGATGCCTATCGCTGCGTCGGCCTGATCACGGTGAAGGACATCGAAAAGGCCGTTACCTACCCCAACAGCACCAAGGATGCCTCGGGCCGGTTGCGCGTCGCCGCTGCCAGTACGGTGGGCGACAAGGGCTTTGCCCGGACCGAGGCGCTGGTCGATGCCGACGTTGACGTGATCGTGATCGATACCGCGCATGGCCATAACAAGGACGTGGCCACCGCGGTCGAGCGGGTGAAGAAACTGTCGAACTCGGTTCAGGTCATCGCGGGCAATGTCGCCACGGCAGAGGCGACGAAGGCGCTGATCGGCGCGGGCGCGGACGGGATCAAGGTGGGTATCGGCCCCGGTTCGATCTGTACCACCCGCATTGTCGCGGGTGTTGGCGTACCGCAGCTGACCGCCGTGATGGAAAGCGCCGAGGAAGGCGACAAGCACGGCGTTCCCGTCATCGCCGATGGCGGCATCCGCACCAGTGGCGACGCGGCCAAGGCGATCGCGGCGGGCGCATCCTCCATCATGGTCGGATCGATGCTGGCCGGAACCGAGGAAGCGCCGGGCGAGACGTTCCTGTTCCAGGGCCGTGCCTACAAGTCTTATCGCGGCATGGGCAGCGTCGGCGCGATGGCGCGCGGCAGCGCGGATCGATACTTCCAGCAGGACGTCAAGGAGCAGATGAAGCTGGTGCCCGAAGGCATCGAGGGTCAGGTTCCGTACAAGGGCCCTGCGCGCGACGTCATTCACCAGCTGGTCGGCGGGGTGAAGGCGGCGATGGGCTACACCGGCTGCACCAATATCGATTCGCTCCGCAAGGATGCCGAATTCGTGCGGATCACCAATGCGGGCCTGCGCGAAAGCCACGTCCACGATGTCGCCATCACGCGCGAAGCGCCCAATTACCCGACAAGCGGCGGCTGA
- a CDS encoding RsmB/NOP family class I SAM-dependent RNA methyltransferase, which produces MTPAARVQAAIEILDAVIAAARTGGGSADRIVAEGLKARRYAGSKDRRAIREHVFAAIRACGPVPDTGRAAMLRLAQVAPDLPDCFDGSNYGPVAIQPDEPVAKGGIAPDWLELALAESGIAGEEATTLLDRAPLDIRVNTLKADRATIALPEPGEPIAAPQGLRFPAGTQVEQWDAYQQGLIEVQDGGSQLACLAVAAQPGETVIDLCAGAGGKTLSLAAQMANEGTLAAADTDRNRLSRLAPRAERAGARIADIVLLNPGHEAEMLAQYAGKADAVLVDAPCSGTGTWRRNPESRWRLRPADLDRFAANQLRLMEIAAGLLRPGGRIVYVTCSLLDAEGAGPVNEFLARNPRFSAQPVNLPLGRPHGPGIRLTPHHDFTDGFFIARLGSL; this is translated from the coding sequence ATGACCCCGGCCGCCCGCGTTCAGGCGGCCATCGAGATTCTCGACGCGGTGATCGCCGCCGCCCGTACCGGCGGGGGCAGCGCGGATCGTATCGTGGCCGAGGGGCTGAAGGCGCGGCGCTACGCCGGGTCGAAAGACCGGCGGGCGATCCGCGAACACGTCTTCGCCGCGATCCGCGCCTGCGGGCCGGTGCCCGACACGGGCCGCGCCGCGATGTTGCGGCTGGCGCAGGTCGCGCCGGACCTGCCGGATTGCTTCGACGGATCCAACTACGGCCCAGTTGCGATTCAACCCGACGAGCCGGTGGCCAAGGGCGGCATCGCGCCCGATTGGCTGGAACTGGCACTGGCGGAAAGCGGCATTGCGGGTGAGGAAGCCACTACCCTGCTGGATCGCGCCCCACTCGACATTCGCGTCAACACTCTGAAGGCCGACCGGGCCACTATCGCCCTGCCCGAACCCGGCGAACCGATCGCCGCGCCGCAGGGGCTGCGCTTTCCCGCCGGGACGCAGGTCGAGCAGTGGGATGCCTATCAACAGGGCTTGATCGAAGTGCAGGACGGGGGCAGCCAACTGGCCTGCCTCGCCGTCGCGGCGCAGCCGGGGGAGACGGTGATCGATCTTTGCGCCGGGGCTGGGGGCAAGACGCTGTCGCTGGCCGCACAGATGGCGAATGAGGGCACGCTGGCCGCCGCGGACACCGACCGCAATCGCCTGTCCCGTCTCGCGCCGCGTGCGGAGCGGGCCGGGGCACGGATTGCCGACATAGTGCTGCTCAATCCGGGGCATGAGGCGGAGATGCTGGCCCAATATGCGGGCAAGGCCGATGCCGTGCTGGTCGATGCGCCCTGTTCGGGAACGGGCACGTGGCGACGCAATCCCGAATCGCGCTGGCGCTTGCGGCCTGCCGATCTGGACCGATTCGCCGCGAATCAGCTGCGCCTGATGGAAATCGCGGCGGGCCTGCTGCGCCCCGGCGGACGGATCGTTTACGTCACCTGCTCGCTGCTGGATGCCGAAGGGGCGGGGCCGGTGAACGAATTTCTTGCCCGCAATCCGCGGTTTTCCGCGCAGCCTGTCAACCTCCCGCTTGGTCGCCCGCATGGCCCCGGCATCCGGCTGACCCCGCACCACGATTTCACCGACGGGTTTTTCATCGCGCGTTTAGGGTCGCTCTGA
- the creD gene encoding cell envelope integrity protein CreD, whose amino-acid sequence MDTEYRRQRSPGIKLLFAVLVAAALAVPLFMVYALVWDRQEQSNTARATITQGWGGAQVVTGPVLVVPYAVNVTETEVVDNKRVDKVRRVTRELFISPLSQQVSTSLDPERRQKSIYESVIYRAQLSGEAQFVMPEEDLKRLDIDADSLMLDRAELHFGVSDPRGMQSASKVVANGEALAARPGGGLESTGRSGFFAPIAWDAATPLSIDWSYELRGSETLSLIPRGGDTKWHVKSAWPHPSFSGSFLPSESEIGDDGFSAEFSVPDLALGQGLVTTEDYTAPFIATGPRAYVEPAMVERSGMGGPSMAASVAMVEPVDLYSRIDRSVKYGFLIIGFTFLAFLMFDIVAGASVAGPEYLLTGAGLVLFFVLLLAFSEVIGFAAAYAVASVAIIGLVTAYSAAVLKSWGRAKFVGALLVGLYALLFVLLSLEAWSLLIGSILLFFALAGVMYATRNVDWQGLGRTAEFEG is encoded by the coding sequence ATGGATACCGAATACCGGCGGCAAAGATCGCCGGGAATCAAGCTCTTGTTCGCCGTTCTGGTTGCCGCTGCACTCGCGGTGCCGCTGTTCATGGTCTATGCGCTGGTCTGGGACCGGCAGGAGCAGTCGAACACCGCCCGCGCGACGATAACGCAGGGCTGGGGCGGGGCGCAGGTGGTGACCGGGCCGGTGCTGGTCGTGCCCTATGCGGTTAACGTGACCGAGACCGAGGTGGTCGACAACAAGCGGGTCGACAAGGTCCGCCGCGTCACCCGCGAACTGTTCATTTCGCCGCTCAGCCAGCAGGTGTCGACCAGTCTCGACCCCGAACGGCGGCAGAAGTCGATCTATGAATCGGTGATCTACCGCGCCCAGCTTTCGGGCGAGGCGCAGTTCGTGATGCCCGAGGAAGACCTGAAGCGGCTGGATATCGATGCCGACAGCCTGATGCTGGACCGCGCGGAATTGCACTTCGGCGTATCCGACCCGCGCGGGATGCAGAGCGCGAGCAAGGTCGTGGCCAATGGCGAAGCCTTGGCTGCGCGTCCCGGTGGCGGGCTGGAATCGACGGGCCGCTCTGGCTTTTTCGCGCCGATCGCGTGGGATGCCGCCACGCCGCTTTCGATCGACTGGTCCTATGAATTGCGCGGTAGCGAAACACTGAGCCTGATCCCGCGCGGCGGCGATACCAAGTGGCACGTGAAGTCCGCATGGCCGCATCCCAGCTTTTCGGGCAGCTTCCTGCCCAGCGAGAGCGAGATCGGCGACGATGGCTTTTCGGCCGAGTTTTCCGTCCCCGACCTTGCATTGGGGCAGGGGCTGGTGACGACCGAGGACTATACCGCGCCGTTCATCGCCACCGGCCCGCGCGCCTATGTCGAACCGGCGATGGTCGAGCGCTCCGGCATGGGCGGCCCCAGCATGGCGGCCAGCGTCGCGATGGTGGAGCCGGTGGACCTTTACAGCCGCATCGACCGGTCGGTGAAATACGGCTTCCTCATCATCGGCTTTACCTTCCTTGCCTTCCTGATGTTTGACATCGTCGCGGGCGCGAGCGTTGCCGGGCCGGAATACCTGCTGACCGGGGCGGGACTTGTGCTGTTCTTCGTGTTGCTGCTGGCGTTCAGCGAGGTGATCGGCTTCGCCGCCGCCTATGCCGTGGCCAGCGTGGCGATCATCGGGCTGGTCACGGCCTATAGCGCCGCGGTGCTGAAAAGCTGGGGCCGGGCGAAGTTCGTCGGCGCGCTGCTGGTCGGCCTCTACGCGCTGCTCTTCGTGCTGCTCAGCCTAGAGGCGTGGAGCCTGCTGATCGGTTCGATCCTGCTGTTCTTCGCGCTGGCCGGCGTGATGTACGCGACGCGCAACGTCGACTGGCAGGGACTGGGCCGAACGGCTGAATTCGAAGGCTGA
- a CDS encoding 3-hydroxybutyrate dehydrogenase: MFLKGKTALITGSTSGIGLAYAQALAAEGANVVINGFGDADEIEKERAGLAAKSGAEAIYINTDLTTAQGCEELMQGAFDKFGAVDILINNAGMQHVAPIEDFPPEKWDKIIALNLSSSFHTCRLAVPKMKEKGWGRIIMTASAHSLTASPYKAAYVSAKHALAGLTKTIALELAQENITANCISPGYVWTPLVENQIPDTMKARNMTREQVINEVMLEREPTKKFSQPEDLGALAVFLCRDVAANITGTNISCDGGWTAQ; this comes from the coding sequence ATGTTCCTCAAAGGCAAGACTGCTCTCATCACCGGTTCCACTTCGGGTATCGGGCTCGCCTATGCGCAGGCGCTGGCCGCCGAAGGGGCGAACGTCGTCATCAACGGGTTCGGCGACGCGGACGAGATCGAGAAGGAGCGGGCGGGTCTTGCCGCCAAGAGCGGCGCGGAGGCGATCTACATCAACACCGACCTGACCACCGCGCAGGGGTGCGAGGAACTGATGCAAGGCGCGTTCGACAAGTTCGGCGCGGTCGACATCCTGATCAACAATGCCGGGATGCAGCACGTTGCCCCGATCGAGGATTTTCCGCCCGAAAAGTGGGACAAGATCATCGCGCTGAACCTGTCGAGCAGTTTCCATACCTGCCGCCTTGCCGTGCCGAAGATGAAGGAAAAGGGCTGGGGCCGGATCATCATGACCGCCAGCGCCCATTCGCTGACCGCTTCGCCGTATAAGGCCGCCTATGTTTCGGCCAAGCATGCGCTGGCAGGCCTGACCAAGACGATTGCGCTGGAACTGGCGCAGGAAAACATCACCGCCAATTGCATTTCTCCCGGCTATGTCTGGACGCCGCTGGTAGAGAATCAGATCCCAGACACGATGAAGGCGCGGAACATGACGCGGGAGCAGGTCATCAACGAGGTGATGTTGGAACGCGAACCGACCAAGAAATTCAGCCAGCCCGAAGATCTGGGTGCACTGGCGGTATTTTTGTGCCGGGATGTGGCGGCAAACATTACCGGCACCAATATTTCTTGTGATGGCGGCTGGACCGCTCAGTAA